The following proteins are co-located in the Microplitis demolitor isolate Queensland-Clemson2020A chromosome 5, iyMicDemo2.1a, whole genome shotgun sequence genome:
- the LOC103574505 gene encoding putative gustatory receptor 28b — MLKKRFESINLTISKLGTIESKIPLSRYSVLNDISSIKYAYVELCEMCDDATDFYGLPLLIVIVMFAIRTLLNLYYIIIALIDKQKIDTGSYLSGLFILGSIFLFIILTTAVTQLIKQNRKTGRMVNSLMDRYSMDDKITKKLSKFSNDLWHLTVEFTACGIIPLDRTLLAVITGTIATYLVIAVQFRVSSPSN; from the exons ATGTTGAAAAAACGGTTCGAAAGTATTAACTTGACCATTTCAAAACTGGGCAcaattgaaagtaaaattcCACTGTCACGTTATTCGGTTCTTAATGATATTTCGAGTATCAAATACGCGTATGTTGAATTGTGCGAAATGTGTGACGATGCAACGGATTTTTATGGGTTGCCGCTTTTGATTGTTATAGTTATGTTTGCTATTAGAACTCTATTAAACTTGTATTACATAATTATAGCTCTGAttgacaaacaaaaaattgacacCGGGTCTTATTTATCGGGATTGTTCATATTAggaagtatatttttatttataatattaactaCTGCTGTCacacaattaataaaacag aataGAAAAACTGGTAGAATGGTAAACTCACTTATGGATCGATATTCGATGgatgataaaataacaaaaaaa ttaagtaaattttcaaacgatCTCTGGCACCTGACTGTCGAATTCACAGCCTGTGGTATCATTCCCCTAGATCGTACTCTTCTGGCAGta attactgGTACAATTGCGACGTATTTAGTTATTGCTGTACAATTTCGTGTTAGCTCACCTtctaactaa
- the LOC103574481 gene encoding putative ankyrin repeat protein RF_0381 — MSGYASEDEIQKLKTAIAKGNEDEVRKFLSGFEEKDKILSAIFKWNEGYDFLRVSLKEKWREIGILLLNHGVEVNKINCRQTHNSPLFWAIINENIEIVQVIIAKGANVNYKNSSGKLAIFGAVEKNNEELVNLLLAQKDIVVNSKNISVPLEAAAKVGNQNIFDSLVHQGANANTSYSPGETMFQIAVERGYLSTVKNLLNKYPNLHTDTENKNLLASAIIGCGDEHKQIVNLLTVHGFVVDSDYINDNKLLAAAVYNKYYKITEDLLKLGAAVNVVSDFHSSTPLTIACEKNFEDFVKLLLKYGADVNLKGKYDITALYEAVRSSYFGITKLLLDNNATFGDKDFLYTAVSNASTEIVRILLDRGAGINDIDCYGRSALHRVSYITEWNKTKESVEIAKLLLARGGNLNFKKSRRRNTTCLCCQK; from the coding sequence atgtcagGTTATGCAAGTGAGgatgaaattcaaaaactgaAAACCGCGATTGCAAAAGGTAATGAAGATGAGGTACGTAAATTTTTAAGCGGCTTcgaagaaaaagataaaatattgtcAGCAATATTTAAGTGGAATGAAGGCTACGATTTTTTACGCGTGTCATTGAAAGaaaaatggcgggaaattGGAATATTGCTTTTAAACCACGGTGtcgaagtaaataaaataaattgcagACAAACTCACAACTCGCCTTTATTCTGGGCAATTATAAACGAAAACATTGAAATAGTTCAGGTGATAATTGCCAAAGGAGCGAATGTTAATTACAAAAACTCTTCCGGTAAATTGGCTATTTTTGGGGCTGTTGAAAAAAACAACGAAGAGttggttaatttattattagctCAAAAAGATATCGTcgttaattctaaaaatatatcgGTGCCTCTTGAAGCCGCTGCTAAAGTTGGGAaccaaaatatatttgattcaCTTGTTCATCAGGGTGCGAATGCCAATACAAGTTACAGTCCTGGTGAAACTATGTTCCAAATTGCTGTCGAACGCGGGTACTTGAGTAcagtaaaaaatcttttaaataaatatccaaaTCTTCATACAgacactgaaaataaaaatttactggcGTCTGCAATAATTGGCTGCGGAGATGAACACAAGCAAATTGTAAATCTTCTTACCGTTCACGGTTTTGTAGTTGATTCTGATTACataaatgacaataaattacttgctgctgctgtttacaataagtattataaaataactgaagATCTTTTAAAATTAGGCGCTGCAGTTAATGTTGTAAGCGATTTTCACAGCAGTACACCTTTGACAATagcttgtgaaaaaaattttgaagattttgttaaattattactcaaGTATGGAGCTGACGTAAATCTTAAAGGCAAATATGATATTACTGCTTTATATGAGGCCGTCAGAAGTTCATATTTCGGAATAACTAAACTACTTTTAGATAACAACGCGACTTTTGGTGACAAAGATTTTTTGTACACTGCGGTGTCAAACGCATCAACAGAAATCGTCAGAATCCTACTCGATCGCGGCGCTGGTATAAACGATATAGATTGCTATGGTAGATCAGCATTACACCGGGTTTCATATATCACTGAATGGAATAAAACTAAAGAAAGCGTCGAAATAGCCAAGTTACTTTTAGCTAGAGgcggtaatttaaattttaaaaaatcaagaagGCGAAACACCACTTGTTTGTGCTGTCAAAAATGA
- the LOC103574483 gene encoding polyadenylate-binding protein-interacting protein 1 isoform X2, with the protein MDRVGGDGNSGGGSSGGGSGGDHRSAGRGRGRGIWGPHPPPQPLRRPHGIVAQQTTSVQQINEMFNNVSMNDVVKNSDLSADAAEFVPRSLRTSQGNQNQAWHRPSVQDRLTAARNPHGHHESQNHQYGNQQQYPYQTQQMQFQQYADSHSQGYSQYDGGFSNYDRNHDNHNMGNNRAENSLPNVLSQLNTAMQTLTRNPDQFENLVVPLVSSITPHLKTQVNTQAIVSAIILKCISDSNFRYSGARLCSHLDAVDTPADDSPSIFRSALFERCREEADTLSESWPALTSHSPEDEKKCHGLMLSLAELVAQMDPHPASILGKLLIEVISTALKNPGPNSAKFICQSLKLAGQYLERDSTANRQEIERVMKELSELVLDGRVDVHIGRMVNSVKELRSGNWGRTVSSHGPVPSEINQTTQQQMQEQLQYQQLNEPVLYGPDGNVLSAEERRFCQDLANMDDGIEEPWQRGGGHEVDQAEEDEDDIIAAAYEEFLKLTPNNGVKKG; encoded by the exons atggatCGTGTCGGTGGGGATGGTAATAGTGGTGGCGGTAGTAGTGGCGGTGGTAGTGGTGGTGATCATCGAAGTGCTGGCCGTGGAAGAGGACGCGGTATTTGGGGACCTCATCCTCCGCCCCAGCCCCTCCGCCGACCACACGGTATTGTCGCTCAACAAACAA CGTCTGTACAACAAATTAACGAGATGTTCAACAACGTGTCGATGAATGACGTCGTCAAAAATTCGGACTTATCTGCTGATGCCGCTGAATTCGTACCCAGAAGTTTAAGGACTTCACAGGGAAAT caAAACCAAGCATGGCATCGACCATCAGTTCAAGACCGTTTGACTGCAGCGAGAAACCCACATGGACATCACGAATCACAGAACCATCAATATGGTAATCAGCAACAGTATCCGTATCAAACTCAACAAATGCAGTTCCAGCAATACGCTGATTCTCATTCACAAGGATATTCGCAGTATGATGGTGGTTTCAGTAACTATGACAGAAatcat GATAATCATAATATGGGTAATAATCGCGCTGAGAATAGTTTACCAAATGTCTTGAGTCAGCTCAATACCGCAATGCAAACATTAACCAGAAATCCAGATCAATTTGAGAATCTAGTCGTCCCACTTGTTTCTAGCATCACTCCTCATCTTAAAACTCAAGTTAACACTCAAGCGATTGTTTCagctataattttaaaa tgTATTAGTGATTCCAACTTCCGATACAGTGGAGCTAGACTTTGCTCTCATCTCGATGCCGTAGATACTCCCGCAGATGATTCCCCGTCAATTTTCCGATCAGCATTATTTGAACG ctGTCGTGAAGAAGCAGACACTTTATCTGAATCATGGCCTGCGTTAACTTCGCACTCACCCGAAGATGAGAAAAAATGCCACGGACTTATGCTTAGCTTGGCGGAATTGGTTGCTCAAATGGATCCTCATCCTGCTTCTATTTTGGGCAAACTCTTAATTGAAGTTATTTCAACTGCTTTAAAAAATCCTGGGCCTAATTCAGCAAAATTCATCTGTCAGTCGTTGaag tTAGCTGGTCAATATTTGGAAAGAGACAGCACTGCAAATCGACAAGAGATTGAACGTGTTATGAAAGAACTTTCGGAACTTGTACTTGACGGTCGAGTAGACGTACACATAGGACGTATGGTAAATAGTGTAAAAGAGTTACGAAGTGGTAATTGGGGGCGTACGGTATCTTCCCATGGCCCTGTACCCTCTGAAATTAATCAAACAACACAACAGCAAATGCAAGAACAACTTCAATATCAACAACTCAACGAACCTGTACTTTATGGTCCAGATGGTAATGTTTTGTCAGCAGAAGAACGTCGATTTTGTCAGGACCTTGCAAATATGGATGATGGAATTGAAGAACCttg GCAACGAGGAGGAGGTCATGAAGTTGACCAAGCagaagaagatgaagatgatATTATAGCCGCTGCTTATGAAGAATTTCTCAAGCTGACACCCAACAACGGAGTCAAAAAAGGATAA
- the LOC103574483 gene encoding polyadenylate-binding protein-interacting protein 1 isoform X1 — protein sequence MDRVGGDGNSGGGSSGGGSGGDHRSAGRGRGRGIWGPHPPPQPLRRPHGIVAQQTTSVQQINEMFNNVSMNDVVKNSDLSADAAEFVPRSLRTSQGNQQNQAWHRPSVQDRLTAARNPHGHHESQNHQYGNQQQYPYQTQQMQFQQYADSHSQGYSQYDGGFSNYDRNHDNHNMGNNRAENSLPNVLSQLNTAMQTLTRNPDQFENLVVPLVSSITPHLKTQVNTQAIVSAIILKCISDSNFRYSGARLCSHLDAVDTPADDSPSIFRSALFERCREEADTLSESWPALTSHSPEDEKKCHGLMLSLAELVAQMDPHPASILGKLLIEVISTALKNPGPNSAKFICQSLKLAGQYLERDSTANRQEIERVMKELSELVLDGRVDVHIGRMVNSVKELRSGNWGRTVSSHGPVPSEINQTTQQQMQEQLQYQQLNEPVLYGPDGNVLSAEERRFCQDLANMDDGIEEPWQRGGGHEVDQAEEDEDDIIAAAYEEFLKLTPNNGVKKG from the exons atggatCGTGTCGGTGGGGATGGTAATAGTGGTGGCGGTAGTAGTGGCGGTGGTAGTGGTGGTGATCATCGAAGTGCTGGCCGTGGAAGAGGACGCGGTATTTGGGGACCTCATCCTCCGCCCCAGCCCCTCCGCCGACCACACGGTATTGTCGCTCAACAAACAA CGTCTGTACAACAAATTAACGAGATGTTCAACAACGTGTCGATGAATGACGTCGTCAAAAATTCGGACTTATCTGCTGATGCCGCTGAATTCGTACCCAGAAGTTTAAGGACTTCACAGGGAAAT cagcaAAACCAAGCATGGCATCGACCATCAGTTCAAGACCGTTTGACTGCAGCGAGAAACCCACATGGACATCACGAATCACAGAACCATCAATATGGTAATCAGCAACAGTATCCGTATCAAACTCAACAAATGCAGTTCCAGCAATACGCTGATTCTCATTCACAAGGATATTCGCAGTATGATGGTGGTTTCAGTAACTATGACAGAAatcat GATAATCATAATATGGGTAATAATCGCGCTGAGAATAGTTTACCAAATGTCTTGAGTCAGCTCAATACCGCAATGCAAACATTAACCAGAAATCCAGATCAATTTGAGAATCTAGTCGTCCCACTTGTTTCTAGCATCACTCCTCATCTTAAAACTCAAGTTAACACTCAAGCGATTGTTTCagctataattttaaaa tgTATTAGTGATTCCAACTTCCGATACAGTGGAGCTAGACTTTGCTCTCATCTCGATGCCGTAGATACTCCCGCAGATGATTCCCCGTCAATTTTCCGATCAGCATTATTTGAACG ctGTCGTGAAGAAGCAGACACTTTATCTGAATCATGGCCTGCGTTAACTTCGCACTCACCCGAAGATGAGAAAAAATGCCACGGACTTATGCTTAGCTTGGCGGAATTGGTTGCTCAAATGGATCCTCATCCTGCTTCTATTTTGGGCAAACTCTTAATTGAAGTTATTTCAACTGCTTTAAAAAATCCTGGGCCTAATTCAGCAAAATTCATCTGTCAGTCGTTGaag tTAGCTGGTCAATATTTGGAAAGAGACAGCACTGCAAATCGACAAGAGATTGAACGTGTTATGAAAGAACTTTCGGAACTTGTACTTGACGGTCGAGTAGACGTACACATAGGACGTATGGTAAATAGTGTAAAAGAGTTACGAAGTGGTAATTGGGGGCGTACGGTATCTTCCCATGGCCCTGTACCCTCTGAAATTAATCAAACAACACAACAGCAAATGCAAGAACAACTTCAATATCAACAACTCAACGAACCTGTACTTTATGGTCCAGATGGTAATGTTTTGTCAGCAGAAGAACGTCGATTTTGTCAGGACCTTGCAAATATGGATGATGGAATTGAAGAACCttg GCAACGAGGAGGAGGTCATGAAGTTGACCAAGCagaagaagatgaagatgatATTATAGCCGCTGCTTATGAAGAATTTCTCAAGCTGACACCCAACAACGGAGTCAAAAAAGGATAA
- the LOC103574484 gene encoding slit homolog 1 protein produces MTKIFLIVLLAIIAAVSAGGTHYHPKVVSSGGCSSYTCGTNAKCSMTDGRPVCSCLNLHMGDPLIHCHQVECIIPEDCPSHKTCTHNHCVDPCAGTCGINANCEVRNHIPTCSCSPGHTGDPFTSCYIADPQAACKPSPCGVNTRCEVIREAPVCTCLPGYRGSPLHGCRRECESDAECASHLACSSNFKCESPCKCGDGANCDVIHHQAKCTCPSNWLGNPYSRCYPECTTHSECPRSKPACLYQKCTNPCEGACGVNANCELRGITPVCSCPKDMTGNPFISCRPFEPEDLCKPNPCGENAICTPGHDNTGKERPVCTCPTGYTGNALVHCRRGECQVDSECPDNRACIDYYCQNPCTGKECAATARCEARRHIAVCTCLDGTRGDAIIGCNTIQSHVSGYGRYLS; encoded by the exons AtgacgaaaatatttttaatagttttgttAGCAATTATTGCTGCTGTTTCTGCTGGCGGTACACATTATCATCCTAAAGTGGTATCTTcag GTGGATGTTCCTCCTATACATGTGGAACGAACGCAAAGTGCTCAATGACTGATGGTCGACCTGTGTGTTCATGTTTGAATCTTCATATGGGTGACCCTTTGATTCATTGTCATCAAGTTGAGTGTATAA ttcCTGAAGACTGTCCGAGTCATAAAACTTGTACTCACAATCACTGTGTGGATCCTTGCGCTGGTACCTGTGGTATAAATGCTAACTGTGAAGTCAGAAATCATATCCCGACGTGTTCTTGTTCACCAGGACATACTGGTGATCCATTTACATCTTGTTACATTGCTGATCCAC aGGCGGCTTGTAAGCCGAGTCCTTGTGGAGTAAATACACGCTGCGAGGTAATCCGAGAGGCACCAGTATGTACATGTCTCCCAGGATATCGAGGATCACCACTGCATGGATGCCGACGTGAGTGTGAAAGTGATGCTGAATGTGCCAGTCATCTTGCTTGCTCATCAAATTTCAAATGCGAAAGTCCTTGCAAGTGCGGTGATGGTGCTAACTGTGACGTAATACATCATCAAGCCAAGTGCACATGTCCAAGC AATTGGCTTGGAAATCCGTACTCAAGATGTTATCCAGAGTGTACTACTCACTCAGAGTGTCCAAGAAGTAAGCCAGCGTGTCTTTACCAAAAATGTACAAATCCTTGTGAAGGAGCTTGTGGTGTAAATGCCAATTGCGAACTTAGAGGTATCACTCCAGTATGTAGTTGTCCAAAAGATATGACTGGAAATCCGTTCATTAGTTGCCGACCTTTTGAACCTG aggATCTTTGCAAGCCAAATCCTTGCGGAGAAAACGCAATCTGTACACCTGGTCACGATAATACTGGAAAGGAAAGACCAGTATGTACTTGTCCCACTGGATATACCGGAAACGCTTTGGTCCATTGTCGAAGAGGTGAATGTCAAGTTGACAGTGAGTGCCCAGATAATCGAGCTTGCATTGATTATTACTGTCAAAATCCATGTACCGGAAAAGAATGTGCAGCTACTGCAAGATGTGAAGCTCGACGTCATATTGCTGTGTGTACTTGTTTAGACGGAACTCGCGGTGATGCAATTATTGGTTGCAACACTATTCAGTCTCACGTCAGTGGATATGGAAGATACTTAAGttga
- the LOC103574485 gene encoding uncharacterized protein LOC103574485: MDGNISDECLNNPQFLQLLSATLTLEISNKEKEIQETNRLLENLKISIASDVKDRKRLKQLIEIEQQKKNVFKATLNVLQSVENEKMLELSLVREKQDENQLREQIEQERLLKILETYKETWTKYEAEYEQFPLAIERKKHKIEVEKMKIKCMVQEYKKTEYHKMLKQRNEIDNRKMQSVVIKLSEILLKRWDNQKQIDELTLEYKNLKIKWDKISKQHEKMRIELEAEAKNKALARLQMPPPRIDFSFMRAVYTESTSKNQFDYSQRLHKRSDSDSISVNTIMLEEICRDEQNDPSFTTEDDREEQNEPISSVTCKDDLNVDTSEKRIDDETTDSNTEILENACRQLSIKEQTCEISNNETQNKISFQIDEGIDCDLRETQKTFPNKKSNYLKKKAVPIDEVLCHENFEKIEKKKPKLDHSFDNYSQSSQKSKKETFLPTKPSANNNIQLPSNSGPQIRSIEKISQPLAINLKPPMAEVPPTPSALYSPHYGSHYGSSTNLSTMIDTNLDDSDMNWLKMVPSRSGSDISYASSSFVAKTIPVDNNVQKPANNPPTVNVTDFLNFFSTSNQTNKRIF, translated from the exons ATGGATGGTAATATTTCTGatgaatgtttaaataatccaCAATTTCTTCAACTATTATCAGCTACATTGACTttagaaatttcaaacaaagaaaaagaaatccAAG aaaCAAACCGActacttgaaaatttgaaaatatctaTTGCAAGTGATGTTAAAGATCGGAAAAGGTTGAAGCAACTGATCGAGATTGAacagcagaaaaaaaatgtttttaaagcAACATTGAatgt cttGCAAAGTGTtgagaatgaaaaaatgcTTGAGTTGAGTCTTGTTAGAGAAAAACAAGATGAAAATCAATTGAGAGAACAAATTGAACAAgaaagattattaaaaatcctagaAACGTACAAGGAAACATGGACAAAATATGAA gCTGAATACGAGCAATTTCCATTAGCTATCGAAAGAAAGAAACATAAAATTGAggtagaaaaaatgaaaataaaatgtatggttcaagagtataaaaaaacaGAGTATCATAAAATGTTGAAACAAAGAAATGAAATTGATAATCGAAAAATGCAATCagtagttattaaattatctgaaatattattaaaaagatGGGATAATCAAAAACAAATCGATGAATTAACTCTTGagtacaaaaatttgaaaataaaatgggaTAAAATATCTAAGCAA CATGAAAAAATGAGGATTGAGTTAGAAGCAGAAGCAAAAAACAAAGCATTAGCAAGATTACAAATGCCGCCACCAAGAATAGACTTTTCTTTTATGCGAGCAGTATACACTGAATCTACATCAAAAAATCAGTTCGATTATTCACAAAGACTTCATAAACGATCTGATTCAg ATTCAATCTCAGTAAATACTATTATGCTTGAAGAAATATGTCGGGATGAACAAAATGATCCATCATTTACAACGGAAGACGACCGTGAAGAACAGAACGAGCCAATATCATCAGTAACTTGTAAAGATGATTTAAATGTTGATACTTCTGAAAAACGTATCGATGATGAGACAACTGATTCTAATACAGAGATACTTGAAAATGCATGTAGACAACTAAGCATCAAAGAGCAGACATGTGAGATTTCAAATAATGAAACtcagaataaaatttcttttcaaattGATGAAGGAATAGATTGTGATCTACGGGAAACTCAAAAAACTTTTccgaataaaaaaagtaattacttgAAAAAGAAAGCGGTTCCTATTGATGAGGTTTTATgccatgaaaattttgaaaaaattgaaaagaaaaaacccAAGTTAGATCAttcatttgataattattcacaATCCTCGCAGAAGTCTaaaaaagaaacatttttGCCAACAAAACCTTCAGCCAATAATAACATTCAATTGCCTTCTAATTCTGGGCCGCAAATTagaagtattgaaaaaatttcacagcCGTTAGCCATCAATCTTAAACCACCGATGGCTGAAGTTCCTCCAACACCTTCAGCTTTATATTCACCGCATTATGGATCTCATTATGGAAGTAGTACCAATTTGTCTACGATGATTGACACAAATCTAGACGATTCAGATATGAATTGGCTAAAGATGGTGCCTTCAAGATCTGGCTCTGATATATCTTATGCTTCAAGTTCATTTGTCGCTAAAACTATTCCTGTTGATAACAATGTTCAGAAACCAGCAAACAATCCACCAACTGTGAacg tgactgattttttgaactttttttcaacaagtAATCAAACAAATAAACGAATCTTTTAA
- the LOC103572056 gene encoding eukaryotic translation initiation factor 3 subunit C, which translates to MSKFFTTGTDSESDSSSEEEQIQRAPATNFTFSDEEEETKRVVRSTKEKRYEDIKNCIKLIRNYKKNKDMSSMLSCFEDLQKFYNRALPVVAKEEGGLTPRFFIRVLVEMDDFINDLWEDREGRKNMSKNNSKALGSLRQKLRKYTKDFEEEIAKFRENPDLDDYEEDDKPKEDSESEDEEDRPPVVKKSGSEVSVPDIPKVKKASMPDDDQSESESDWGSDSDSDSESSDDDGQYQNIRERFIKKATDKDDDEDKAKKKEQRKERKDKERKKKRDEDDDEGEWETVKGGLVVPSEKPKMFAKDAEINVPAVLKKLSEIIAARGKKRTDRREQIELLYELLSIAALHNLGPAITVKIIFSIVSSIFDYNPKVSDAMKPEYWSKLLERISEMLGILLANPDMQIAEHISEDAEEFENPPFKLHGCVLTLVERLDEEFTKLLKECDPHSNEYVERLKDEKQVANIIDKVQEYLERHGSVSERCRIYLRKIEHLYYKFDPNVLKQKDGEIPATVVTSVQVMEKLCKYVYAHDGTDRLRTRAILAHIYHHALHDNWFQARDLILMSHLQETIQHSDPATQILYNRTIAHLGLCAFRHANIKDAHNCLVDLMMTGKVKELLAQGLLPQRQHERSKEQEKIEKQRQMPFHMHINLELLECVYLVSAMLIEIPYMAAHEFDARRRMISKTFYQQLRSSERQSLVGPPESMREHVVAAAKAMRNGNWSACNNFIINEKMNAKVWDLFYQADKVRAMLTRLIKEEALRTYLFTYSHVYDSISMPTLADMFQLKRPVVHSIISKMIINEELMASLDDPSETVVMHRSEPSRLQSLALQLTDKVNNFVDSNERIFEMKQGNFFSRGNQGNFRDRQNYNRQGADWNRQRRDRDRNREENRNY; encoded by the exons ATGAGTAAGTTTTTTACTACCGGAACGGACTCGGAATCCGATAGCTCATCGGAAGAAGAACAAATTCAACGAGCGCCGGCAACTAATTTTACA ttcagtgatgaagaagaagaaacgAAGCGGGTGGTCCGCTCTACGAAAGAGAAAAGATACGAAGACATCAAAAACTGTATTAAACTAATTCGAAactacaagaaaaataaagatatgAGTAGCATGCTTTCAT gtTTTGAGGATCTGCAGAAGTTTTATAATCGGGCTTTGCCAGTAGTGGCAAAAGAAGAAGGTGGTCTAACACCACGTTTTTTCATAAGAGTTTTAGTAGAAATGGACGATTTTATCAACGACCTTTGGGAAGATCGTGAAGGCCGTAAAAATATGTCCAAGAATAACTCAAAAGCTTTAGGTTCATTGCGTCAAAAACTTCGTAAATACACTAAAGATTTTGAGGAAGAAATCGCTAAGTTCAGAGAAAATCCAGACTTAGACGATTATGAAGAAGATGATAAACCGAAAGAAGATTCAGAATCTGAAGATGAAGAGGATCGACCTCCAGTTGTTAAAAAATCTGGATCAGAAGTGAGTGTACCAGATATACCGAAAGTAAAGAAAGCTTCGATGCCAGATGACGATCAAAGCGAAAGTGAATCTGACTGGGGCAGTGATTCTGATAGCGATAGTGAAAGTAGTGACGATGATGGTCAGTATCAGAATATTCGTGAACGTTTCATTAAAAAAGCAACCGAcaaagatgatgatgaagataaAGCTAAAAAGAAGGAACAGCGTAAAGAGCGGAAAGATAAAGAACGGAAGAAGAAGCGcgatgaagatgatgatgaaggtGAATGGGAAACTGTCAAAGGTGGTCTTGTTGTTCCGTCTGAAAAACCTAAAATGTTTGCTAAAGACGCTGAAATAAATGTACCAGCTGTACTGAAAAAACTTAGCGAAATAATTGCAGCGCGTGGTAAAAAACGTACTGATAGACGTGAACAAATAGAGCTTTTATATGAACTACTATCCATTGCTGCATTACATAATCTTGGCCCAGCaattactgtaaaaattatattctcaATAGTGTCCTCTATTTTTGATTACAATCCAAAGGTATCAGATGCAATGAAACCTGAATACTGGTCTAAATTATTAGAGCGCATTTCAGAAATGCTAGGTATACTTCTTGCTAATCCTGATATGCAAATTGCTGAACACATTAGTGAAGATGCtgaagaatttgaaaatcCTCCATTCAAACTTCATGGATGTGTGCTTACACTCGTTGAACGTTTGGATGAAGAATTCACAAAACTTTTGAAAGAGTGTGATCCTCATAGTAACGAATACGTCGAGAGATTAAAAGATGAAAAACAAGTTGccaatattattgataaagttCAAGAATATTTGGAACGTCATGGCAGCGTATCGGAACGTTGTCGTATTTACTTACGAAAAATTGAACATCTTTACTACAAATTCGATCCTAATGTATTGAAACAAAAAGACGGTGAAATTCCAGCAACCGTTGTTACATCTGTCCAGGTTATGGAAAAACTTTGCAAATATGTCTACGCTCATGATGGAACTGACCGTCTTCGTACCCGGGCTATTCTCGCCCACATATATCATCACGCTCTTCACGATAATTGGTTCCAAGCACGTGATCTTATTTTGATGTCTCATCTTCAGGAAACTATCCAACATTCTGATCCTGCAACACAGATTCTTTATAACCGAACGATTGCACATCTTGGTCTGTGTGCATTCCGACATGCCAACATCAAAGATGCTCACAACTGTCTTGTAGATTTGATGATGACTGGTAAAGTTAAAGAATTATTAGCACAAGGTCTTTTGCCCCAACGGCAGCATGAGCGTAGCAAAGAAcaggaaaaaattgaaaagcaACGTCAGATGCCGTTCCATATGCACATTAATTTAGAATTACTTGAGTGTGTGTACTTAGTATCTGCAATGCTGATAGAAATTCCCTACATGGCTg cacATGAATTTGATGCAAGAAGAAGAATGATATCTAAAACTTTCTATCAACAACTGCGATCTAGTGAACGTCAATCGCTTGTAGGACCACCGGAATCAATGAGGGAGCATGTTGTAGCTGCTGCTAAAGCAATGCGTAATGGCAATTGGTCAGCTtgcaataatttcattattaatgaGAAAATGAATGCTAAG GTTTGGGATCTATTTTATCAAGCTGATAAAGTTCGTGCAATGCTCACTCGACTAATTAAAGAAGAAGCTCTAAGAACTTATCTTTTCACTTATTCTCATGTTTATGACTCGATTTCTATGCCAACATTAGCTGATATGTTCCAACTAAAACGACCCGTCGTACATTCCATTATCAGTAAAATGATTATCAATGAAGAACTTATG gCGTCTTTGGATGATCCATCTGAGACAGTTGTTATGCATAGAAGCGAACCAAGTCGTCTACAATCATTAGCTCTTCAACTTACTGATAAAGTTAACAACTTTGTTGATTCTAAtgaaagaatttttgaaatgaaacaag GCAATTTCTTTTCAAGAGGAAACCAAGGAAACTTCCGTGACCgtcaaaattataatcgtCAGGGTGCAGACTGGAATCGTCAAAGACGAGACCGTGATCGTAATCGTGAAGAAAATCGTAACTATTaa